From the genome of Burkholderia pyrrocinia:
CTCCGGAGCGGTTTCGGCGGATTGTAGCGTCGCTGGCCCGCAATGACACCGCGGCGACACTCTAGCCGCGCGATGCGCGATCGGGCGCTCGCTCGCCGGCCATCGTGGCCCGAAATGACACCGCCATTGGCACCGGCGGCCCTCGCGTGCGGTGCGGCGCGCGCCTATGCTTGTCACATCGGCATAACGCCCCACCCTTTCCGCACGGATTCCGGTCGATGAGCCAACCCGCACGAATCGTCTTTCGCAACGACGCCGACAAGGTCGCGTACGTCCGCCGCGAGGTCAATGCCGCGAGCGATGCGATCCGCGCGCGCTTTCCGCTGCTCGACAACCAGAACCTCGTCGGCGCGACCGTGATGGCCGTGTCGGTCGCCGCGATGCTCGCGATCGCGTGGCTATATGCACGCGGCACGATCGCGTGGTACGTCGCGCTGCCGCTCGCCGCGTTCGTCACGTCGCTGATCCACGAACTCGAGCACGACCTGATCCACCTGATGTACTTCAAGAAGACGCCGTGGGCCTATCACCTGATGATGGCGCTGTGCTGGCTCACGCGGCCCGGCACGATCAACCCGTGGACGCGGCGGCGCATGCACCTGCATCACCACAAGGTGTCGGGCGGCGAATCGGATCTCGAGGAATTCGGCATCACCAACGGCGAGCGCTGGGGCGTGAAGCGCCTGCTGATGATCGCGGACGGGATGCTCGCCGTCGTGCTGCGGCCGGCCGCGATGCGCCGCAAGGTGAAGCAGTACGTGGCCGCGCAGCCGGTGCAGGATCCGGCCGAGCGCATGCAGCTGCGCGTCGAGCAGGTGTCGTCGTACATGCCGGTCGGTCACGTGTACTACGCGCTGTGGCACGCGTTCATCGTCTATCACGTCGGCCTGTTCGCGTTGCATGCGTTCGGCTATGCGGTGACGGTGCCGGCCCTCGTCGAGCGTGCGATGGACGTCGTCGATTTTCTCGCGGTGGTGTGGCTCGGGCCGAACTTCGTGCGCAGCTTCTGCATCAACTTCGTCAGCTCGAACATGCATTACTTCGGCGACATCGATTCGCGCAACGTGATCCAGCAGACGCAGGTGCTCAATCCGTGGTGGATGCTGCCGTTCCAGTTCTTCTGCTTCAATTTCGGCAGCACGCACGCGATCCATCACTTCGTGGTGCGCGATCCGTTCTACATCCGGCAACTGACCGCGCGAACCGCGCATGCGGCGCTGCGCGAAGTGGGCGTGCGCTTCAACGACGTCGGCACGTTTGCGCGTGCGAATCGCTGGGGTGCTTATCGTTCGTCGCGCGGCGCGCGCAACGCGCAAGCCGACGCGTAATACCGGCATCGGCAGCGCGCCGCATCAATCGCCGATCGGCGGCATCGCCCCCTGCCCGCGGATCCACGACCAGTTCGCGAGTTCGGCCATTTCCTTGTCGCCGCGGCTGTCGCCGTATGCGAACAACTGCTTCGGCGGCCGGTTGCCCCACCACCCGCGCAGCCGTACGACCTTCTGCGGCCCCCAGCAGTTCTCGCCGTCGAGCCGCCCGGCGAACGCGCCGCGTTCGAACGCAAGCCGCGTCGCGAGCACGGCGTCGAAACCGGCCGTCTTCGCCCACTTCTCCAGATACAGCGATGGCGACGCGCTGACCAGCACGACCTCATGCCCGCGCACCCGATGCTCGCGAATCCGCTCGAGCATTTCCGGACGCACGAAGCGCGGCAGGGTCGTATCGACGAACGTGCGTGCCAGCGCATCGAGCGCATCCTCGCGGACCGGCCCGAATGCGAACGACGCGAACTTCGCCTTCGCATCGCCGCGCGACAGCAGCCCGGCCTTCATCGCGACGATCCACGGCAGCGCGCGCAGCCCGGCCCATGCAAAGCGCGGCGTACCGACCGCGTAGCGGACGAAGTGGCGGAAGCTGTCGGTGGTCGTGATGGTGCCGTCGAAATCGAACGCGGCGACGATGCGGTCAGTCATGGAGAATCGGCGGGAAAGCGATGAGATGCCCGGGAAGATAGCAGACTCGCGCCAATGCGCGCGAAACGGCGTGACGTAGCGTGGCCCGGGCACCGACCACGCGCGCCGAAGCGCAGGTGGTCGTCGTGACGTTTGCTCAGCGTTGCGGCCGCGCCGCCAGCGCCGCCGGCAGCACGACGTTCATCAGGTGATCGGCGCGCGACAGCAGGTCGGTCACGCGCTCATCGAGCCCGCGCAGTTGCGCGGGCTGCATCCGGATCTGCCGGACGGCCTGCCCGACGATGTTGCGGCGGTCGAACAGCGTGCGCTCGACGCCCGCATCGTCCGGCACGCGCACGACGTCCGCCACCGCACTCAGCGCCGCGAGCACAACCACGAGGTTTTCTTCCGCATGACGGACCTTCGCGGCAAGCTCCTCGGTGCGACGCGGGAAGAAGCCGAGCGATTGCTTGAGCGCGCCGAGCGCCGCACGGTAGTCGACATGGCCCGACGCCGCGCCGAACCAGCGTTCGAACATGCCGGCCTTGCGCGTCGCCTGCGCGAGCATGCCGGCCATCGTGTCGGCCGCGCCGAGTTCGTTGAATTCGCGCGTCGTCGCCGCGACGGCTTCGACGAGGTTGCCCGCCGTTTCAAGCGCACCGTCGCCGATCGTCGCGACCGTCGCGAGCTTGAGCGGCACCAGTTGCCGGATGTGCCGCTCGATGCGCGGCGCGTAGTCGGGATAGAGATTCGGGAAGCTGGCCTGCGCGGTGCGGAAGCACGATTCGAGCAGCGGATGGTTCGATTCGCCGAACAGCGCACGGCCGACCGCATCGGCGGGCGCCGTGCGCACAACCTTGTCGGCCGCCGGCCCGAAGTCGAGCGCCTGCGGCGCCGGCCGGTCGGGCGCATGCGCGGCCGGCGCACCGGCCGCGGGCGGCGCGTCGAACGCAAGACGCCCGGGCGTGCGCTCGGGCGTCGTATCGAACTCGAGCCGCTTCGGCTCGTCTGACGGATTCGTCATCGCTGCATCCTGCCCGGCGCGGCGGTTTCCCGCACGCCGGGCTGCCGCCAGTCAGACCGCGCCGCCGTACGCGCGCACGAAATCGCCGAGGCCACGGTTGTAGCCGGCGCCGACCGCCTTGAACATGAAGTGGCCGTCGCGGCGATAGAAGCTGCCGACCTGCACCGACGTCTCCATCGAGAAATCCTCTTCCAACGCATACTTCGCGATCACTGCACCCGACACCTCGTCGGCGATCTGGATGTAGCTGTTGCGAACCTGCCCGAAATTCTGGCGGCGCGCTTCAGCCTGGTCGATCGTCACGACCACCGAGATTTCCTCGACGTCGGCAGCAAGCTTCGTCATGTCGATGAAGATCACTTCGTCGTCGCCGCCGCCGCTGCCCGTGCGGTTGTCGCCGCTATGCACGACGCCCATGCACTTCGACGCCGGCATCCCGCGCTTCGGGAAATCGTCGCCCGGCTGGATGAAGGTTTCCTCGCGGTCCATCGTGCGCACTTCGCTGTTGTAGA
Proteins encoded in this window:
- a CDS encoding TerD family protein, with translation MINLSKGGRVNLSKEAPGTQKFRIGLGWDANATDTGTDFDLDVSVFLCKYDAQTNPKLISDQHFVFYNSEVRTMDREETFIQPGDDFPKRGMPASKCMGVVHSGDNRTGSGGGDDEVIFIDMTKLAADVEEISVVVTIDQAEARRQNFGQVRNSYIQIADEVSGAVIAKYALEEDFSMETSVQVGSFYRRDGHFMFKAVGAGYNRGLGDFVRAYGGAV
- a CDS encoding fatty acid desaturase, yielding MSQPARIVFRNDADKVAYVRREVNAASDAIRARFPLLDNQNLVGATVMAVSVAAMLAIAWLYARGTIAWYVALPLAAFVTSLIHELEHDLIHLMYFKKTPWAYHLMMALCWLTRPGTINPWTRRRMHLHHHKVSGGESDLEEFGITNGERWGVKRLLMIADGMLAVVLRPAAMRRKVKQYVAAQPVQDPAERMQLRVEQVSSYMPVGHVYYALWHAFIVYHVGLFALHAFGYAVTVPALVERAMDVVDFLAVVWLGPNFVRSFCINFVSSNMHYFGDIDSRNVIQQTQVLNPWWMLPFQFFCFNFGSTHAIHHFVVRDPFYIRQLTARTAHAALREVGVRFNDVGTFARANRWGAYRSSRGARNAQADA
- a CDS encoding HAD family hydrolase encodes the protein MTDRIVAAFDFDGTITTTDSFRHFVRYAVGTPRFAWAGLRALPWIVAMKAGLLSRGDAKAKFASFAFGPVREDALDALARTFVDTTLPRFVRPEMLERIREHRVRGHEVVLVSASPSLYLEKWAKTAGFDAVLATRLAFERGAFAGRLDGENCWGPQKVVRLRGWWGNRPPKQLFAYGDSRGDKEMAELANWSWIRGQGAMPPIGD